A single window of uncultured Methanospirillum sp. DNA harbors:
- a CDS encoding LysE family transporter, with product MSLVELGILGFVIGLTGALAPGPTLIATIQSAIREGWKSGPLVTGGHIIAELLVVILIAAGIPFLPEQSSLLIAVAGGTALIIFGVLTIRSARGATLSMASTAAGSGSPFLAGLITSISNPYFWIWWFSVGSALLISSLASGLAGLVAFIFGHWLSDLSWFTLVSLSIHKSRVLLGDREYMLILYACGAVLVIFGIWFVVSGVHSV from the coding sequence ATGTCTCTCGTTGAATTGGGTATCCTCGGGTTTGTGATCGGCCTCACCGGTGCCCTTGCACCCGGTCCTACCCTCATCGCAACAATTCAGTCAGCCATCAGAGAGGGGTGGAAGAGCGGACCCCTCGTTACCGGTGGTCATATCATCGCAGAACTCCTGGTGGTGATCCTGATTGCGGCGGGAATACCCTTCCTCCCTGAACAATCATCACTCCTCATTGCCGTTGCAGGTGGCACTGCGTTGATCATCTTCGGTGTTCTGACAATTCGATCAGCCAGGGGTGCCACTCTGTCCATGGCATCCACTGCTGCCGGATCCGGTTCCCCGTTTCTTGCCGGACTCATAACCAGCATCTCAAATCCGTACTTCTGGATCTGGTGGTTCTCGGTTGGCAGTGCCCTCCTGATCAGTTCTCTTGCAAGCGGTCTGGCCGGGCTTGTTGCTTTCATCTTCGGACACTGGTTATCAGATCTCAGCTGGTTCACGCTGGTCTCGCTAAGCATCCATAAAAGCCGGGTGTTGCTTGGTGACCGCGAATACATGCTTATCCTCTACGCATGTGGTGCAGTGCTGGTGATATTTGGGATATGGTTTGTTGTATCAGGTGTTCACTCGGTGTAA
- a CDS encoding STAS domain-containing protein, with protein MTNDERSKGELVSYLIRDEMGDCMPIDIWYDEDVWVFRPFGKIDTGHSVDLDTALTEGIGQGMRFIVVDLTDVPYIASSGLRALLKSAKGVKPDGGCITVCGLNDVVHEILQVSGLLHIFTVYPTAKEAVAAMKTVERK; from the coding sequence ATGACCAATGATGAACGTTCAAAAGGAGAACTCGTCTCATATCTGATCCGTGATGAGATGGGAGACTGTATGCCGATAGACATCTGGTATGATGAGGATGTCTGGGTATTCAGGCCGTTTGGTAAGATTGATACCGGCCATTCTGTTGATCTGGATACTGCCCTTACTGAAGGTATCGGGCAGGGTATGAGGTTCATCGTTGTTGATCTCACTGATGTACCATACATTGCAAGTTCAGGTCTTCGTGCCCTGCTCAAATCTGCAAAGGGTGTAAAACCTGATGGAGGCTGTATTACAGTCTGTGGATTGAACGATGTTGTTCACGAAATTTTGCAGGTATCAGGACTCCTTCATATCTTTACGGTGTATCCTACCGCGAAGGAAGCAGTTGCTGCAATGAAGACTGTTGAAAGAAAATAA